Proteins from a genomic interval of Roseomonas gilardii:
- a CDS encoding helix-turn-helix domain-containing protein: MDMRRLVGRNFARIRREKGLTQEQVEERCGLSQQYLSGLERGLRNPTVVTLFEIAQALGVTPVDLIGPDEADPSPEEPGGSR; the protein is encoded by the coding sequence ATGGACATGCGCCGGCTGGTGGGCCGCAACTTCGCGAGGATCCGGCGCGAGAAGGGCCTGACGCAGGAGCAGGTGGAGGAGCGCTGCGGGCTGAGCCAGCAGTACCTGAGCGGGCTGGAGCGGGGTTTGCGCAACCCGACCGTGGTCACGCTGTTCGAGATCGCCCAGGCGCTCGGCGTCACTCCGGTCGACCTGATCGGGCCGGACGAAGCCGACCCCTCCCCGGAAGAGCCAGGCGGCAGCCGGTAG
- a CDS encoding helix-turn-helix domain-containing protein — protein MMIDPDQIRAARALLRIEQRDLAMRAHVSVATVRRLEAGQDAARVTPVILESVRQVLEEAGAEFIEGGVRRRPVAHTDAGILFEELRAISLRSAAKLRDQAEPLTEADLYDEDGLPA, from the coding sequence ATGATGATCGACCCCGACCAGATCCGTGCGGCTCGGGCCCTGCTGCGTATCGAGCAGCGGGATCTGGCGATGCGCGCGCATGTCTCCGTGGCGACGGTCCGCCGCCTGGAGGCAGGCCAGGATGCGGCCAGAGTGACGCCGGTGATCCTGGAGAGCGTACGTCAGGTCCTGGAGGAAGCCGGAGCCGAGTTCATCGAGGGCGGCGTGCGCCGGCGGCCGGTGGCCCACACCGATGCCGGGATACTGTTCGAGGAGTTGCGGGCCATCAGCCTGCGCAGCGCGGCGAAGCTGCGGGACCAGGCAGAGCCGCTGACCGAGGCGGATCTCTACGACGAGGATGGCCTGCCCGCATGA
- a CDS encoding type II toxin-antitoxin system VapC family toxin: MIVVDSSALIAILRREPEADVFLQVIIKAGPCCLSSVSLLETSMVLAGRSGDPAAWEGLDTLIARAGMQVVAQDREQAEAARKVFLRYGKGRHPAALNLGDCASYALARCRNLPLLFKGEDFPRTDVVPAIPA; the protein is encoded by the coding sequence ATGATCGTCGTGGACAGCTCGGCGCTGATCGCCATCCTGCGGCGGGAACCGGAGGCGGATGTCTTCCTGCAAGTCATCATCAAGGCCGGGCCATGCTGCCTGTCCTCGGTCAGCCTGCTGGAGACGAGCATGGTGCTCGCCGGCCGCAGCGGGGATCCGGCGGCCTGGGAGGGGCTGGATACCCTGATCGCCCGGGCCGGCATGCAGGTCGTGGCACAGGACCGGGAGCAAGCGGAGGCCGCCCGGAAAGTGTTCCTGCGCTACGGCAAGGGGCGTCACCCGGCCGCGCTCAACCTCGGTGACTGCGCCTCCTACGCCCTGGCCAGGTGCCGGAACCTGCCATTGCTGTTCAAGGGCGAGGACTTCCCGAGGACAGATGTCGTTCCAGCCATTCCGGCGTGA
- a CDS encoding ParA family protein has protein sequence MTRHLAVAALRSGIGRVAVVDLDPMRGLSRWWQRRPEDGLELVQLAPEGIPSSTHEGRAAAALAAAQHLDGAIPALRAQGYGLLLIDTPPAADEIVRLAVRAADLVLVPVRPSPDDLDAVGETADLVASLNRPMVFIINSATKRARLTGDAAVALSQHGTVAPSTLHRSDAYAASALDGLTVQEADPRGAPSGEVSVLWGYVAKRSGLLTSEPANRLTKQPALRVVDGRKGK, from the coding sequence GTGACCCGTCATCTTGCGGTCGCCGCGCTCCGCAGCGGCATCGGCCGAGTAGCTGTCGTGGACCTGGATCCCATGCGCGGTCTTTCCCGCTGGTGGCAGCGCCGTCCCGAGGATGGCCTCGAACTGGTGCAGCTCGCGCCCGAGGGTATACCCTCCTCTACTCATGAGGGCCGCGCTGCCGCAGCGCTGGCGGCCGCTCAGCATCTCGATGGCGCTATTCCCGCTCTCCGCGCCCAGGGTTACGGTCTCCTCCTAATCGACACCCCGCCCGCCGCGGATGAGATCGTCCGGCTCGCGGTCCGGGCGGCCGACTTGGTGCTGGTGCCGGTGCGTCCGTCACCGGATGATCTCGATGCCGTGGGGGAGACGGCCGACCTAGTCGCGAGCCTTAACCGGCCGATGGTCTTCATCATCAACAGTGCCACGAAGCGCGCCCGCCTAACGGGTGATGCCGCTGTGGCGTTGTCTCAGCATGGAACGGTTGCGCCTTCTACGCTGCACCGATCCGATGCCTATGCCGCCTCGGCGCTGGATGGTCTGACGGTTCAGGAGGCCGACCCACGCGGCGCTCCTTCAGGAGAGGTTTCTGTTCTCTGGGGGTATGTCGCCAAGCGGTCAGGTCTGCTAACGAGTGAGCCAGCTAACAGGCTAACAAAGCAGCCAGCTCTTCGAGTTGTTGATGGACGAAAGGGCAAGTGA
- a CDS encoding replication protein RepA: MRLVVEPGRRPSGPDGSGPLEHVGVPFGSYARLILLYLQTEALKTGSPEVELGRSWREWMSRIGVPWGGKSGHGVREQAELLSRCRLTFHLIGQGRAGLVNQQIVDRALFLDTPDGDRQGRLSLETARLSGPFFEQLQRHPIPLEEGAIKALSNNSAALDCYVWLAYRLHSLERPRLVTWSALKAQHGQGFAKLYHFKSKFPAILSMATAVYPDADIEVTEEGVVLKPSRPPVKPRLASSR; this comes from the coding sequence ATGCGACTAGTTGTAGAACCAGGCCGCCGCCCATCAGGTCCTGACGGATCTGGCCCCCTAGAGCATGTTGGCGTCCCATTTGGAAGCTACGCTCGACTTATCCTCTTGTATTTGCAAACCGAGGCATTGAAGACGGGAAGCCCTGAGGTCGAACTCGGTCGGTCCTGGCGAGAGTGGATGTCTAGGATCGGCGTGCCGTGGGGTGGCAAGTCGGGCCATGGGGTGCGCGAGCAAGCCGAATTGCTCAGCCGGTGCCGCCTGACGTTTCACCTGATTGGACAGGGGCGGGCAGGGCTGGTCAACCAGCAAATCGTCGACCGCGCTTTATTCCTCGATACGCCAGATGGCGATCGCCAGGGTCGCCTCTCTCTGGAGACGGCTCGCCTCTCCGGGCCGTTTTTCGAACAGCTCCAGCGCCACCCAATCCCGCTGGAAGAGGGCGCGATAAAAGCCCTGTCCAACAATTCTGCGGCGTTGGATTGCTACGTCTGGCTAGCATACCGCCTGCATTCCCTAGAACGGCCGCGGCTGGTCACCTGGAGCGCCTTGAAGGCCCAGCACGGCCAAGGGTTCGCGAAGCTCTATCACTTCAAGTCAAAGTTCCCGGCCATCCTCAGCATGGCAACGGCCGTCTACCCCGATGCGGACATCGAGGTCACTGAAGAGGGTGTCGTCCTGAAGCCTTCCAGGCCGCCGGTGAAACCGCGCTTGGCTTCCTCCAGGTAG
- a CDS encoding helix-turn-helix domain-containing protein: protein MAEARVKVTPEMMAQALAETDWTKIDATTDADIARQIAADPDTPPEMTEADYDRAGFAARVRAIRASVHQTQRQFSERFGIPLTTLRDWEQARSRPDAPALAYLRVIEAAPEVVARVLGSDYSAA, encoded by the coding sequence ATGGCTGAAGCGAGAGTGAAGGTCACCCCGGAGATGATGGCGCAGGCCCTGGCCGAGACGGACTGGACCAAGATCGACGCAACCACGGACGCCGATATCGCGCGCCAGATCGCCGCCGATCCCGACACCCCTCCTGAGATGACGGAGGCCGACTACGACCGTGCGGGTTTCGCGGCCCGCGTGCGGGCGATCCGTGCGTCGGTGCATCAGACGCAGCGGCAGTTCTCGGAGCGCTTCGGCATTCCGCTGACGACACTGCGCGATTGGGAGCAGGCCCGCTCCCGGCCGGATGCGCCAGCCCTGGCCTATCTCAGAGTCATCGAGGCGGCTCCGGAGGTCGTGGCGCGCGTGCTCGGCTCAGACTACTCAGCCGCTTAG
- a CDS encoding BrnT family toxin, protein MEIEFDPEKDARNRAERGLPFLLIVHVLAGMVGEYEDTRRDYGETRMTVFGLVNGRLLTATYTRRGDVIRVISLRKANEREQRKWLKRE, encoded by the coding sequence ATGGAGATCGAGTTCGACCCCGAGAAGGACGCCCGGAACCGGGCCGAACGGGGTCTTCCCTTTCTCCTGATCGTGCATGTACTGGCGGGCATGGTGGGTGAGTACGAGGACACCCGGCGGGACTATGGCGAGACCCGCATGACCGTCTTCGGTCTCGTCAACGGCCGCCTCCTGACAGCCACCTACACCCGGCGCGGCGATGTGATCCGCGTCATCAGCCTGCGGAAGGCGAACGAGCGGGAGCAACGGAAATGGCTGAAGCGAGAGTGA